Within the Deltaproteobacteria bacterium genome, the region AGGCTCGCCCAGCTCCATCCGAATGCACTCTAATCCTGTAGGTTCGCCATCGCCCAAGACTTTGATCGGAGCAGCCAGGTAGGTAATATTGACACCTTCTTCCTCAGCGGCTTTAATTTCTTCATCGCTAGCCGGCATTTCTGCTCTGGAGCGGCGGTAGATAATAGATACCTGTTTGGCTCCCTGCCTGAGGGCTACCCGGGCGGCATCAATAGCCGCATTGCCACCACCAATAACGACAGTTTTCTCCCCGACGTTTACTTGCCCGCCCAGATTAATCTCACGGAGGAAGCTCAGGGCAGGAATGACTCCTTCTTTCTCCTCCCCAGGTGCACCAAGGTTCATGCTTTTGTGAGCGCCTACAGCGACAAAAACTGCATTATATCCCTGCTTCAGAAGGTCGTCTACGGAAATAACCTGGGTGTTGAGGCGGATTTCAACACCCAGGTCTTCAATTCGCTTAATCTCTGTCTTCAGCACATCCTTAGGTAGCCGATATTCAGGAATGCCTACTGCCAGCATGCCACCGGGCACGGGTAGGGCCTCGAAGATAGTCACCGGATATCCCTTCTTGGCCGTATAATAAGCACAACTGAGGCCGGCTGGTCCAGAGCCAATGATGGCTATCCTTTCCTCTCTCTTGGCTTTTATGACCTCTTCGCCGGGAAGATTGGCTTCATAGTCTCCCAATAATCTTTCTATCTTGTGAATAGCAACTGCCTCATCGTATTGGCCACGGTTACATTCCGCCTCACAGGGGTGATAGCACACTCTCCCGAGGACAGCAGGCAAGGGGTTGGTCTGCTTAACTATCTCTAATGCCTCTTGGAGTTTCCCCTGCTTGACCAGGTTAGTGAAACCTGGTATATCATTGCCAGCCGGGCAAGCAACAGCACAGGGCATTGCTTTGTTTTTGGATTTAACGCATTTCTCTTCATCTACACGGTAATGGATTATTTTCTCTTTCCGCTTTCTCTTTTCCCTTTCTGCTATCCTGGCGCAGAGCCTTCGGCAAACTACCAGCGACGGTCCCTCAAACCTTATCGCCCTTTCCATAGTATCGGTTGTCGTTTTCAGGTCAAAGGGGTCTACAACCTCGACGAACTTCACTCCGCAGGCCCTGGCTATCTCTTCAGGTTTTAGCTGAACAGTCTCATCGCCGGTAGCAGTATAACCCGTGCCTGCATCAGGCTGAAAACCGGTCATCGCCGTGGTGCCGTTATCAAGCACTACCATAGTTATATTTGCCTTATTGTAGACTGCATCTATCAGCGGAGGTATCCCTGCATGGAAGAAGGTGGAGTCACCCAGGTGAGCTATTACTGGCACATCTGTAGCATGTGCAAAACCATTAGCCAGACCAAAGCTGGCTCCCATGCAGATAGTGACATCGTTAGATTCAAGGGGCGGTGGATTGCCCAGGGTATAGCAGCCAATATCCCCCGGGTAGATAGGCACTGTGTCCTCACCATAATCCCTAGCCACCTTTCTTGCCGCTATCTTAATGGCGTAGAAGGAGCCCCGGTGCGGGCAGCCAGCGCACAGGGCCGGTGGTCTCAGTGGCAATAGCGGAGCTGTCTCTGCTTCAAGCTTTTCTATCTCCCCAAGATCGACAGGCAGTTCGAAGTTGGTCAGACTGGCGATAGGCTTCATAATCTTGCTTGTAGATAGCTCTCCTATTGTAGTAAGCAAATCCTTGCCGTGGATTTTGACTGGAATATTTTCTTCCTGGGCAATGGCTTTTACATGGAGCTCAATAAACGGCTCCAGCTCTTCCACGATAAGTACCTCAGGTACTGAGGTTAGTAGTTCTTTTACCAGGTCCTCGGGGAGGGGGTAAGGCGTTCCAATCTTGAGGACTGAAACCTTATCGCCAATACCCAGCCACTTTAATGCCTCCTGGGTATAACTGTATGGCACCCCGGCGGCAATTATACCCAGCTTGGCTCCAGAAGCCAGATTTAGTTGGTTATAGGGGAGCGTATTTACCCGTTTTTTTATCTCCTCAAGCCGCTTGATCATCTTTGGCCGGTTTGTTCGGGCTCCAAGCGGTGTTAGCACAAAGCGGATGCGGTCTTTCTTAAACAAGCCTTTCCGCCTCTCTCTTGATATCTTCCCCAGGGTCACATCGCTGCGGGCATGACCTATCCTGGTTACCGACCTGACCATAAAGAGATGCTTGAATTCTTCGGAGAGGGCAAAGGCATCAACCATCATATCCTTGGCCTCTTCGGCATAAGAAGGTTCAAACATGGGTATGTAGCCCTGCCTGGCAACAAATCGGCTATCCTGTTCATTCTGTGAGCTCCATGCCCAGGGGTCATCGGCGACGAGAAGCACCAGGGCTCCTGTAACGCCTATATAGCTGGCTGACATTATTGGGTCATGAGCTACATTTAGCCCCACATGTTTCATCGATGCCATTGCCCTTAACCCAGAGAGTGA harbors:
- the iorA gene encoding indolepyruvate ferredoxin oxidoreductase subunit alpha — translated: MKGLTISSDAPGERLFMLGNEAIARGAVEAGVQVAAAYPGTPSSEIMETLASVAKEVDMYVEWATNEKVAFEVAFAASLSGLRAMASMKHVGLNVAHDPIMSASYIGVTGALVLLVADDPWAWSSQNEQDSRFVARQGYIPMFEPSYAEEAKDMMVDAFALSEEFKHLFMVRSVTRIGHARSDVTLGKISRERRKGLFKKDRIRFVLTPLGARTNRPKMIKRLEEIKKRVNTLPYNQLNLASGAKLGIIAAGVPYSYTQEALKWLGIGDKVSVLKIGTPYPLPEDLVKELLTSVPEVLIVEELEPFIELHVKAIAQEENIPVKIHGKDLLTTIGELSTSKIMKPIASLTNFELPVDLGEIEKLEAETAPLLPLRPPALCAGCPHRGSFYAIKIAARKVARDYGEDTVPIYPGDIGCYTLGNPPPLESNDVTICMGASFGLANGFAHATDVPVIAHLGDSTFFHAGIPPLIDAVYNKANITMVVLDNGTTAMTGFQPDAGTGYTATGDETVQLKPEEIARACGVKFVEVVDPFDLKTTTDTMERAIRFEGPSLVVCRRLCARIAEREKRKRKEKIIHYRVDEEKCVKSKNKAMPCAVACPAGNDIPGFTNLVKQGKLQEALEIVKQTNPLPAVLGRVCYHPCEAECNRGQYDEAVAIHKIERLLGDYEANLPGEEVIKAKREERIAIIGSGPAGLSCAYYTAKKGYPVTIFEALPVPGGMLAVGIPEYRLPKDVLKTEIKRIEDLGVEIRLNTQVISVDDLLKQGYNAVFVAVGAHKSMNLGAPGEEKEGVIPALSFLREINLGGQVNVGEKTVVIGGGNAAIDAARVALRQGAKQVSIIYRRSRAEMPASDEEIKAAEEEGVNITYLAAPIKVLGDGEPTGLECIRMELGEPDASGRKRPVPIKGSEFTVDADTIIVAIGQVPELPFTDDQLKASPQGTLTVDASTLATDKPGIFAGGDVVTGPAMVADAVAAGRKAANSIDRYFKGETLSVAEEEKPVVSYEELSLSGIESLPRAEASKLPVAERVKWFTEIESGFTPEVATAEAKRCLSCDVGSEKCIMLLGCPATLREDDRTMIDDSMCDGCTVCAQVCPYNAIVQE